In Scleropages formosus chromosome 10, fSclFor1.1, whole genome shotgun sequence, a single genomic region encodes these proteins:
- the lpar6a gene encoding lysophosphatidic acid receptor 6a, which translates to MNDSAPLLDSSGINYACPKNDDFKYNLYIIVFSIVFVVGFITNMAAMYIFLCSLKLRNETTTYMINLVVSDLLFVLTLPMRVFYFINRDWPFGVVLCKLSVSLFYINMYGSMLFLTCISVDRFLAIVYPFPSRMLRTKGKAKAVCFGVWALVLAGSLPTGFLLDGATSPNSSDTKQYCFENFSSKQWKLHLSKVVIFIETVGFLIPLLLNVFCSAMVLRTLRHPQTLGRGGKLNKTKILHMIVVHLLIFCFCFIPYNVNLVFYAMVRTKIIKGCFAESVVRIIYPVALCIAVSNCCFDPIVYYFTSETIQNSIRRKSQMNRSLDVRFSEALPSEATLSFHNSLRALRTKVFHTESSV; encoded by the coding sequence ATGAATGATTCCGCCCCGCTGCTGGACAGTTCTGGAATCAACTATGCCTGCCCAAAAAATGACGACTTCAAGTACAATCTATACATTATTGTGTTCAGTATTGTGTTTGTGGTTGGTTTCATTACCAACATGGCAGCAATGTACATCTTCTTATGTTCACTGAAGCTGCGCAACGAGACTACGACCTACATGATTAATCTGGTGGTGTCAGACTTGCTTTTTGTCCTCACGCTGCCCATGCGCGTTTTCTACTTCATCAACCGGGACTGGCCCTTTGGCGTTGTGCTCTGCAAGCTCTCCGTCTCATTGTTCTACATCAACATGTATGGAAGCATGCTTTTCCTCACCTGCATCAGCGTGGACCGCTTTCTGGCAATCGTGTACCCCTTCCCTTCAAGGATGCTCCGCACCAAGGGCAAGGCCAAGGCAGTCTGCTTTGGCGTGTGGGCACTAGTGCTGGCTGGCAGCCTGCCCACAGGCTTCCTCCTAGACGGTGCCACCTCGCCCAACTCCAGCGACACAAAACAGTACTGCTTTGAGAACTTTTCCTCCAAGCAGTGGAAGCTGCACTTGTCCAAGGTGGTTATCTTCATTGAGACTGTGGGCTTCCTCATCCCACTGTTGCTCAACGTCTTCTGCTCCGCAATGGTGCTGCGGACACTGCGCCATCCCCAAACGCTTGGTCGGGGTGGGAAACTGAATAAGACTAAAATCCTGCACATGATTGTGGTGCATCTCCTcatcttctgcttctgcttcatcCCCTACAATGTGAACCTGGTCTTCTACGCCATGGTGCGCACCAAGATCATCAAGGGCTGCTTCGCCGAGTCCGTGGTCAGGATCATCTACCCCGTCGCCCTGTGCATAGCTGTCTCCAACTGTTGCTTTGATCCTATTGTCTACTATTTCACCTCGGAGACCATCCAGAACTCCATCAGGCGAAAGTCCCAAATGAACCGAAGCCTGGATGTCAGGTTCTCTGAGGCCCTGCCATCAGAGGCCACCCTCAGCTTTCACAATAGTCTCAGAGCTCTCAGGACCAAGGTGTTTCACACAGAGTCCAGCGTCTGA
- the rcbtb2 gene encoding RCC1 and BTB domain-containing protein 2 isoform X4 — MLDVGKWPVFAFLPPDELRLIRQACVFGSAGNEALYVTVNDEVFALGTNCSGCLGLGDMQSTIEPRRIDVLCGKKIVSLSYGTGPHVVIATTDGEVYAWGHNGYSQLGNGTTNHGLTPAQVSTNLLGKKVTQVACGSHHTIALTTEGEVFAWGYNNSGQVGSGSTANQPTPRRVSSCLQNKVVVNIACGQLCSMAVLDNGEAYGWGYNCNGQLGLGNNGNQQTPCRIAALQGINIVQVACGYAHTLALTDEGLVYAWGANSYGQLGTGNKSNQAWPTLINMDKERMVEVAACHTCHTSAARTQGGQVLMWGHCRGQAVATPHLTHFTSTDDVFACFATPAVTWHLLAVDGDDHLTVAQSLKKEFDSPEISDLKFLVDGKYIHVHKALLKIRCEHFRELLNDTDEEAIEVHQFSYLVYRAFLEYLYTDTINLPPEDAIVALIEISGSLYHIPHRSGPVDTTWVLHPGLLDLATFYRETRLKRLCQETIKRGICEENAITLLSAAVKYEARDLEEFCFKFCVNHLTAVTQTQAFTDMDHELLKNFISKASRFGAFKN; from the exons ATGCTGGACGTGGGGAAGTGGCCCGTGTTTGCCTTCCTGCCCCCGGACGAGCTGCGCCTCATCCGGCAAGCGTGCGTCTTCGGGAGCGCTGGGAACGAGGCGCTTTACGTCACGGTCAACGACGAG GTCTTTGCCCTGGGCACCAACTGCAGTGGCTGCTTGGGTCTGGGGGACATGCAGAGCACCATCGAGCCCAGGAGAATCGACGTCCTGTGTGGAAAGAAGATCGTGTCCCTGAGCTATGGCACAGGGCCCCATGTGGTCATTGCCACTACAG ATGGAGAGGTGTACGCCTGGGGCCACAATGGCTACAGCCAGCTGGGTAACGGCACTACCAACCATGGGCTCACCCCTGCACAGGTGTCCACCAACCTACTTGGCAAGAAGGTGACGCAGGTGGCCTGTGGTTCACACCACACCATCGCCCTCACCACTGAAGGGGAG GTGTTCGCTTGGGGTTACAATAACTCGGGCCAGGTGGGCTCGGGCTCCACGGCCAACCAGCCCACCCCGCGGCGGGTCAGTAGCTGTCTGCAGAACAAAGTGGTGGTTAACATTGCCTGTGGGCAGTTGTGCTCCATGGCTGTATTGGATAACGGAGAG GCCTACGGCTGGGGCTACAACTGCAATGGGCAGCTGGGCCTGGGCAACAACGGGAATCAGCAGACGCCATGCCGCATCGCTGCCCTTCAGGGCATTAATATCGTGCAG GTAGCCTGCGGGTACGCGCACACGTTGGCACTCACGGACGAAGGCTTGGTCTACGCCTGGGGCGCCAACTCCTATGGGCAGTTGGGCACAGGCAACAAGAGCAACCAAGCTTGGCCCACCCTCATTAACATGGACAAAGAGAG GATGGTGGAGGTGGCAGCGTGTCATACCTGCCACACGTCTGCGGCCCGCACCCAGGGTGGCCAGGTGCTGATGTGGGGGCACTGCCGGGGCCAGGCCGTGGCCACCCCCCACCTCACGCACTTCACCAGCACAGATGACGTCTTTGCCTGCTTCGCCACTCCAGCCGTCACCTGGCATCTCCTCGCCGTTG ATGGAGACGATCACCTGACAGTAGCGCAGTCACTCAAGAAGGAGTTTGACAGTCCTGAGATCTCCGACCTGAAGTTCCTGGTGGACGGGAAGTACATCCATGTTCACAAGGCCCTGCTGAAAATCAG GTGTGAACATTTCCGGGAACTTTTGAACGATACGGATGAGGAAGCCATCGAGGTCCATCAGTTTTCTTATTTGGTATATCGGGCTTTTCTCGAGTACCTGTACACCGACACCATCAACCTGCCACCAGAGGACGCAATAG TTGCCCTGATAGAAATATCCGGCTCTCTGTACCACATTCCCCACCGCTCTGGACCTGTGGACACCACATGGGTGCTCCACCCAGGCCTGCTGGACCTTGCCACCTTCTACAGGGAGACACGGCTGAAGCGGTTGTGTCAGGAAACCATCAAGAGGGGTATCTGCGAGGAGAATGCCATCACCCTGCTGTCAGCAGCCGTCAAGTATGAAGCCCGG GACCTGGAGGAGTTCTGCTTCAAGTTCTGTGTGAACCACCTGACGGCTGTGACCCAGACACAGGCATTCACTGACATGGACCATGAGCTGCTCAAGAACTTCATCAGCAAAGCCAGTCGCTTTGGGGCCTTCAAGAACTGA
- the rcbtb2 gene encoding RCC1 and BTB domain-containing protein 2 isoform X3, with product MERPGTWTSTFLPHAILLKNVIHTARARTMLDVGKWPVFAFLPPDELRLIRQACVFGSAGNEALYVTVNDEVFALGTNCSGCLGLGDMQSTIEPRRIDVLCGKKIVSLSYGTGPHVVIATTDGEVYAWGHNGYSQLGNGTTNHGLTPAQVSTNLLGKKVTQVACGSHHTIALTTEGEVFAWGYNNSGQVGSGSTANQPTPRRVSSCLQNKVVVNIACGQLCSMAVLDNGEAYGWGYNCNGQLGLGNNGNQQTPCRIAALQGINIVQVACGYAHTLALTDEGLVYAWGANSYGQLGTGNKSNQAWPTLINMDKERMVEVAACHTCHTSAARTQGGQVLMWGHCRGQAVATPHLTHFTSTDDVFACFATPAVTWHLLAVDGDDHLTVAQSLKKEFDSPEISDLKFLVDGKYIHVHKALLKIRCEHFRELLNDTDEEAIEVHQFSYLVYRAFLEYLYTDTINLPPEDAIGLLDLATFYRETRLKRLCQETIKRGICEENAITLLSAAVKYEARDLEEFCFKFCVNHLTAVTQTQAFTDMDHELLKNFISKASRFGAFKN from the exons ATGGAACGCCCGGGCACCTGGACTTCCACGTTTCTTCCTCATGCAATTTTGCTAAAAAATGTGATTCACACAGCAAG AGCTCGAACCATGCTGGACGTGGGGAAGTGGCCCGTGTTTGCCTTCCTGCCCCCGGACGAGCTGCGCCTCATCCGGCAAGCGTGCGTCTTCGGGAGCGCTGGGAACGAGGCGCTTTACGTCACGGTCAACGACGAG GTCTTTGCCCTGGGCACCAACTGCAGTGGCTGCTTGGGTCTGGGGGACATGCAGAGCACCATCGAGCCCAGGAGAATCGACGTCCTGTGTGGAAAGAAGATCGTGTCCCTGAGCTATGGCACAGGGCCCCATGTGGTCATTGCCACTACAG ATGGAGAGGTGTACGCCTGGGGCCACAATGGCTACAGCCAGCTGGGTAACGGCACTACCAACCATGGGCTCACCCCTGCACAGGTGTCCACCAACCTACTTGGCAAGAAGGTGACGCAGGTGGCCTGTGGTTCACACCACACCATCGCCCTCACCACTGAAGGGGAG GTGTTCGCTTGGGGTTACAATAACTCGGGCCAGGTGGGCTCGGGCTCCACGGCCAACCAGCCCACCCCGCGGCGGGTCAGTAGCTGTCTGCAGAACAAAGTGGTGGTTAACATTGCCTGTGGGCAGTTGTGCTCCATGGCTGTATTGGATAACGGAGAG GCCTACGGCTGGGGCTACAACTGCAATGGGCAGCTGGGCCTGGGCAACAACGGGAATCAGCAGACGCCATGCCGCATCGCTGCCCTTCAGGGCATTAATATCGTGCAG GTAGCCTGCGGGTACGCGCACACGTTGGCACTCACGGACGAAGGCTTGGTCTACGCCTGGGGCGCCAACTCCTATGGGCAGTTGGGCACAGGCAACAAGAGCAACCAAGCTTGGCCCACCCTCATTAACATGGACAAAGAGAG GATGGTGGAGGTGGCAGCGTGTCATACCTGCCACACGTCTGCGGCCCGCACCCAGGGTGGCCAGGTGCTGATGTGGGGGCACTGCCGGGGCCAGGCCGTGGCCACCCCCCACCTCACGCACTTCACCAGCACAGATGACGTCTTTGCCTGCTTCGCCACTCCAGCCGTCACCTGGCATCTCCTCGCCGTTG ATGGAGACGATCACCTGACAGTAGCGCAGTCACTCAAGAAGGAGTTTGACAGTCCTGAGATCTCCGACCTGAAGTTCCTGGTGGACGGGAAGTACATCCATGTTCACAAGGCCCTGCTGAAAATCAG GTGTGAACATTTCCGGGAACTTTTGAACGATACGGATGAGGAAGCCATCGAGGTCCATCAGTTTTCTTATTTGGTATATCGGGCTTTTCTCGAGTACCTGTACACCGACACCATCAACCTGCCACCAGAGGACGCAATAG GCCTGCTGGACCTTGCCACCTTCTACAGGGAGACACGGCTGAAGCGGTTGTGTCAGGAAACCATCAAGAGGGGTATCTGCGAGGAGAATGCCATCACCCTGCTGTCAGCAGCCGTCAAGTATGAAGCCCGG GACCTGGAGGAGTTCTGCTTCAAGTTCTGTGTGAACCACCTGACGGCTGTGACCCAGACACAGGCATTCACTGACATGGACCATGAGCTGCTCAAGAACTTCATCAGCAAAGCCAGTCGCTTTGGGGCCTTCAAGAACTGA
- the rcbtb2 gene encoding RCC1 and BTB domain-containing protein 2 isoform X2, with translation MERPGTWTSTFLPHAILLKNVIHTARARTMLDVGKWPVFAFLPPDELRLIRQACVFGSAGNEALYVTVNDEVFALGTNCSGCLGLGDMQSTIEPRRIDVLCGKKIVSLSYGTGPHVVIATTDGEVYAWGHNGYSQLGNGTTNHGLTPAQVSTNLLGKKVTQVACGSHHTIALTTEGEVFAWGYNNSGQVGSGSTANQPTPRRVSSCLQNKVVVNIACGQLCSMAVLDNGEAYGWGYNCNGQLGLGNNGNQQTPCRIAALQGINIVQVACGYAHTLALTDEGLVYAWGANSYGQLGTGNKSNQAWPTLINMDKERMVEVAACHTCHTSAARTQGGQVLMWGHCRGQAVATPHLTHFTSTDDVFACFATPAVTWHLLAVDGDDHLTVAQSLKKEFDSPEISDLKFLVDGKYIHVHKALLKIRCEHFRELLNDTDEEAIEVHQFSYLVYRAFLEYLYTDTINLPPEDAIEISGSLYHIPHRSGPVDTTWVLHPGLLDLATFYRETRLKRLCQETIKRGICEENAITLLSAAVKYEARDLEEFCFKFCVNHLTAVTQTQAFTDMDHELLKNFISKASRFGAFKN, from the exons ATGGAACGCCCGGGCACCTGGACTTCCACGTTTCTTCCTCATGCAATTTTGCTAAAAAATGTGATTCACACAGCAAG AGCTCGAACCATGCTGGACGTGGGGAAGTGGCCCGTGTTTGCCTTCCTGCCCCCGGACGAGCTGCGCCTCATCCGGCAAGCGTGCGTCTTCGGGAGCGCTGGGAACGAGGCGCTTTACGTCACGGTCAACGACGAG GTCTTTGCCCTGGGCACCAACTGCAGTGGCTGCTTGGGTCTGGGGGACATGCAGAGCACCATCGAGCCCAGGAGAATCGACGTCCTGTGTGGAAAGAAGATCGTGTCCCTGAGCTATGGCACAGGGCCCCATGTGGTCATTGCCACTACAG ATGGAGAGGTGTACGCCTGGGGCCACAATGGCTACAGCCAGCTGGGTAACGGCACTACCAACCATGGGCTCACCCCTGCACAGGTGTCCACCAACCTACTTGGCAAGAAGGTGACGCAGGTGGCCTGTGGTTCACACCACACCATCGCCCTCACCACTGAAGGGGAG GTGTTCGCTTGGGGTTACAATAACTCGGGCCAGGTGGGCTCGGGCTCCACGGCCAACCAGCCCACCCCGCGGCGGGTCAGTAGCTGTCTGCAGAACAAAGTGGTGGTTAACATTGCCTGTGGGCAGTTGTGCTCCATGGCTGTATTGGATAACGGAGAG GCCTACGGCTGGGGCTACAACTGCAATGGGCAGCTGGGCCTGGGCAACAACGGGAATCAGCAGACGCCATGCCGCATCGCTGCCCTTCAGGGCATTAATATCGTGCAG GTAGCCTGCGGGTACGCGCACACGTTGGCACTCACGGACGAAGGCTTGGTCTACGCCTGGGGCGCCAACTCCTATGGGCAGTTGGGCACAGGCAACAAGAGCAACCAAGCTTGGCCCACCCTCATTAACATGGACAAAGAGAG GATGGTGGAGGTGGCAGCGTGTCATACCTGCCACACGTCTGCGGCCCGCACCCAGGGTGGCCAGGTGCTGATGTGGGGGCACTGCCGGGGCCAGGCCGTGGCCACCCCCCACCTCACGCACTTCACCAGCACAGATGACGTCTTTGCCTGCTTCGCCACTCCAGCCGTCACCTGGCATCTCCTCGCCGTTG ATGGAGACGATCACCTGACAGTAGCGCAGTCACTCAAGAAGGAGTTTGACAGTCCTGAGATCTCCGACCTGAAGTTCCTGGTGGACGGGAAGTACATCCATGTTCACAAGGCCCTGCTGAAAATCAG GTGTGAACATTTCCGGGAACTTTTGAACGATACGGATGAGGAAGCCATCGAGGTCCATCAGTTTTCTTATTTGGTATATCGGGCTTTTCTCGAGTACCTGTACACCGACACCATCAACCTGCCACCAGAGGACGCAATAG AAATATCCGGCTCTCTGTACCACATTCCCCACCGCTCTGGACCTGTGGACACCACATGGGTGCTCCACCCAGGCCTGCTGGACCTTGCCACCTTCTACAGGGAGACACGGCTGAAGCGGTTGTGTCAGGAAACCATCAAGAGGGGTATCTGCGAGGAGAATGCCATCACCCTGCTGTCAGCAGCCGTCAAGTATGAAGCCCGG GACCTGGAGGAGTTCTGCTTCAAGTTCTGTGTGAACCACCTGACGGCTGTGACCCAGACACAGGCATTCACTGACATGGACCATGAGCTGCTCAAGAACTTCATCAGCAAAGCCAGTCGCTTTGGGGCCTTCAAGAACTGA
- the rcbtb2 gene encoding RCC1 and BTB domain-containing protein 2 isoform X1: MERPGTWTSTFLPHAILLKNVIHTARARTMLDVGKWPVFAFLPPDELRLIRQACVFGSAGNEALYVTVNDEVFALGTNCSGCLGLGDMQSTIEPRRIDVLCGKKIVSLSYGTGPHVVIATTDGEVYAWGHNGYSQLGNGTTNHGLTPAQVSTNLLGKKVTQVACGSHHTIALTTEGEVFAWGYNNSGQVGSGSTANQPTPRRVSSCLQNKVVVNIACGQLCSMAVLDNGEAYGWGYNCNGQLGLGNNGNQQTPCRIAALQGINIVQVACGYAHTLALTDEGLVYAWGANSYGQLGTGNKSNQAWPTLINMDKERMVEVAACHTCHTSAARTQGGQVLMWGHCRGQAVATPHLTHFTSTDDVFACFATPAVTWHLLAVDGDDHLTVAQSLKKEFDSPEISDLKFLVDGKYIHVHKALLKIRCEHFRELLNDTDEEAIEVHQFSYLVYRAFLEYLYTDTINLPPEDAIVALIEISGSLYHIPHRSGPVDTTWVLHPGLLDLATFYRETRLKRLCQETIKRGICEENAITLLSAAVKYEARDLEEFCFKFCVNHLTAVTQTQAFTDMDHELLKNFISKASRFGAFKN; encoded by the exons ATGGAACGCCCGGGCACCTGGACTTCCACGTTTCTTCCTCATGCAATTTTGCTAAAAAATGTGATTCACACAGCAAG AGCTCGAACCATGCTGGACGTGGGGAAGTGGCCCGTGTTTGCCTTCCTGCCCCCGGACGAGCTGCGCCTCATCCGGCAAGCGTGCGTCTTCGGGAGCGCTGGGAACGAGGCGCTTTACGTCACGGTCAACGACGAG GTCTTTGCCCTGGGCACCAACTGCAGTGGCTGCTTGGGTCTGGGGGACATGCAGAGCACCATCGAGCCCAGGAGAATCGACGTCCTGTGTGGAAAGAAGATCGTGTCCCTGAGCTATGGCACAGGGCCCCATGTGGTCATTGCCACTACAG ATGGAGAGGTGTACGCCTGGGGCCACAATGGCTACAGCCAGCTGGGTAACGGCACTACCAACCATGGGCTCACCCCTGCACAGGTGTCCACCAACCTACTTGGCAAGAAGGTGACGCAGGTGGCCTGTGGTTCACACCACACCATCGCCCTCACCACTGAAGGGGAG GTGTTCGCTTGGGGTTACAATAACTCGGGCCAGGTGGGCTCGGGCTCCACGGCCAACCAGCCCACCCCGCGGCGGGTCAGTAGCTGTCTGCAGAACAAAGTGGTGGTTAACATTGCCTGTGGGCAGTTGTGCTCCATGGCTGTATTGGATAACGGAGAG GCCTACGGCTGGGGCTACAACTGCAATGGGCAGCTGGGCCTGGGCAACAACGGGAATCAGCAGACGCCATGCCGCATCGCTGCCCTTCAGGGCATTAATATCGTGCAG GTAGCCTGCGGGTACGCGCACACGTTGGCACTCACGGACGAAGGCTTGGTCTACGCCTGGGGCGCCAACTCCTATGGGCAGTTGGGCACAGGCAACAAGAGCAACCAAGCTTGGCCCACCCTCATTAACATGGACAAAGAGAG GATGGTGGAGGTGGCAGCGTGTCATACCTGCCACACGTCTGCGGCCCGCACCCAGGGTGGCCAGGTGCTGATGTGGGGGCACTGCCGGGGCCAGGCCGTGGCCACCCCCCACCTCACGCACTTCACCAGCACAGATGACGTCTTTGCCTGCTTCGCCACTCCAGCCGTCACCTGGCATCTCCTCGCCGTTG ATGGAGACGATCACCTGACAGTAGCGCAGTCACTCAAGAAGGAGTTTGACAGTCCTGAGATCTCCGACCTGAAGTTCCTGGTGGACGGGAAGTACATCCATGTTCACAAGGCCCTGCTGAAAATCAG GTGTGAACATTTCCGGGAACTTTTGAACGATACGGATGAGGAAGCCATCGAGGTCCATCAGTTTTCTTATTTGGTATATCGGGCTTTTCTCGAGTACCTGTACACCGACACCATCAACCTGCCACCAGAGGACGCAATAG TTGCCCTGATAGAAATATCCGGCTCTCTGTACCACATTCCCCACCGCTCTGGACCTGTGGACACCACATGGGTGCTCCACCCAGGCCTGCTGGACCTTGCCACCTTCTACAGGGAGACACGGCTGAAGCGGTTGTGTCAGGAAACCATCAAGAGGGGTATCTGCGAGGAGAATGCCATCACCCTGCTGTCAGCAGCCGTCAAGTATGAAGCCCGG GACCTGGAGGAGTTCTGCTTCAAGTTCTGTGTGAACCACCTGACGGCTGTGACCCAGACACAGGCATTCACTGACATGGACCATGAGCTGCTCAAGAACTTCATCAGCAAAGCCAGTCGCTTTGGGGCCTTCAAGAACTGA
- the rcbtb2 gene encoding RCC1 and BTB domain-containing protein 2 isoform X5, translating to MERPGTWTSTFLPHAILLKNVIHTARARTMLDVGKWPVFAFLPPDELRLIRQACVFGSAGNEALYVTVNDEVFALGTNCSGCLGLGDMQSTIEPRRIDVLCGKKIVSLSYGTGPHVVIATTDGEVYAWGHNGYSQLGNGTTNHGLTPAQVSTNLLGKKVTQVACGSHHTIALTTEGEVFAWGYNNSGQVGSGSTANQPTPRRVSSCLQNKVVVNIACGQLCSMAVLDNGEAYGWGYNCNGQLGLGNNGNQQTPCRIAALQGINIVQVACGYAHTLALTDEGLVYAWGANSYGQLGTGNKSNQAWPTLINMDKERMVEVAACHTCHTSAARTQGGQVLMWGHCRGQAVATPHLTHFTSTDDVFACFATPAVTWHLLAVDGDDHLTVAQSLKKEFDSPEISDLKFLVDGKYIHVHKALLKIRCEHFRELLNDTDEEAIEVHQFSYLVYRAFLEYLYTDTINLPPEDAIGRHG from the exons ATGGAACGCCCGGGCACCTGGACTTCCACGTTTCTTCCTCATGCAATTTTGCTAAAAAATGTGATTCACACAGCAAG AGCTCGAACCATGCTGGACGTGGGGAAGTGGCCCGTGTTTGCCTTCCTGCCCCCGGACGAGCTGCGCCTCATCCGGCAAGCGTGCGTCTTCGGGAGCGCTGGGAACGAGGCGCTTTACGTCACGGTCAACGACGAG GTCTTTGCCCTGGGCACCAACTGCAGTGGCTGCTTGGGTCTGGGGGACATGCAGAGCACCATCGAGCCCAGGAGAATCGACGTCCTGTGTGGAAAGAAGATCGTGTCCCTGAGCTATGGCACAGGGCCCCATGTGGTCATTGCCACTACAG ATGGAGAGGTGTACGCCTGGGGCCACAATGGCTACAGCCAGCTGGGTAACGGCACTACCAACCATGGGCTCACCCCTGCACAGGTGTCCACCAACCTACTTGGCAAGAAGGTGACGCAGGTGGCCTGTGGTTCACACCACACCATCGCCCTCACCACTGAAGGGGAG GTGTTCGCTTGGGGTTACAATAACTCGGGCCAGGTGGGCTCGGGCTCCACGGCCAACCAGCCCACCCCGCGGCGGGTCAGTAGCTGTCTGCAGAACAAAGTGGTGGTTAACATTGCCTGTGGGCAGTTGTGCTCCATGGCTGTATTGGATAACGGAGAG GCCTACGGCTGGGGCTACAACTGCAATGGGCAGCTGGGCCTGGGCAACAACGGGAATCAGCAGACGCCATGCCGCATCGCTGCCCTTCAGGGCATTAATATCGTGCAG GTAGCCTGCGGGTACGCGCACACGTTGGCACTCACGGACGAAGGCTTGGTCTACGCCTGGGGCGCCAACTCCTATGGGCAGTTGGGCACAGGCAACAAGAGCAACCAAGCTTGGCCCACCCTCATTAACATGGACAAAGAGAG GATGGTGGAGGTGGCAGCGTGTCATACCTGCCACACGTCTGCGGCCCGCACCCAGGGTGGCCAGGTGCTGATGTGGGGGCACTGCCGGGGCCAGGCCGTGGCCACCCCCCACCTCACGCACTTCACCAGCACAGATGACGTCTTTGCCTGCTTCGCCACTCCAGCCGTCACCTGGCATCTCCTCGCCGTTG ATGGAGACGATCACCTGACAGTAGCGCAGTCACTCAAGAAGGAGTTTGACAGTCCTGAGATCTCCGACCTGAAGTTCCTGGTGGACGGGAAGTACATCCATGTTCACAAGGCCCTGCTGAAAATCAG GTGTGAACATTTCCGGGAACTTTTGAACGATACGGATGAGGAAGCCATCGAGGTCCATCAGTTTTCTTATTTGGTATATCGGGCTTTTCTCGAGTACCTGTACACCGACACCATCAACCTGCCACCAGAGGACGCAATAG GGAGACACGGCTGA